In Centropristis striata isolate RG_2023a ecotype Rhode Island chromosome 15, C.striata_1.0, whole genome shotgun sequence, a genomic segment contains:
- the ksr1a gene encoding kinase suppressor of Ras 1 isoform X1 yields the protein MDSVSAKGGKMVESDEQRDSGGGAAMAALHQCELIQNMIEISISSLQGLRTKCAASNDLTQQEIRTLEVKLMKYICKQLQCKQKVPETERPEALDSYPHLRDWLRTINLRPELIEAVEAKLSLDALLQMSGAQVRDTMRRLGSSSEECARLSAALSCLKSATESGGELREDGSPWLSEPTRRDSGSLLTADQLTGLGTPHRGHSPSPLARPSAIHSTPSTPCATFPHPRSGSVSAAPTPEALASYCHGDSPLTDPFPMSLHRTARLHGHTSTPPITPPSKRRHRLKPPCTPPPPSRKVLHLLPNITLTRSKSHESQLGNRIEDPPTNKCVKKNKLLLNMQVNGNGCEDLPSRYPVMSARTPGVAPAATTASYTLPGTPTLMEEHSTIKNNVAGHRNSPQAVRRDIGLAVTHRFSTKSWLSQTCQVCQKNMMFGVKCKHCRLKCHNKCTKEAPSCRISFLPIAKIRRTESVPSDINNPVDRPAEAPQFGTLPKAITKKDHPPVLNQLDSSSNPSSTTSSTPSSPAPFQQSNPPSATPPPNPSPKGHRDSRFNFPAACYFQHRQQFIFPDVSSPAHLHPDVLHDTVSMYRTSEIEPSADDIHGELVEDDDEEAGEEEIEVEDEDGEAEDDNEDDDEENEDDEEDEDDGEDMRMNVGSDGECDELDDLPSSRGNQWKGPISRKASQTSVYLQEWDIPFEQLDLGELIGKGRWGKVHKGRWHGEVAIRLLEIDGNNQDHLKLFKKEVMNYRQTRHENVVLFMGACMAPPHLAIITSFCKGRTLYSVVRDTKNTLDINKTRQIAQEIVKGMGYLHAKGIVHKDLKSKNVFHDTNKVIITDFGLFGISGVVQEGRRENKLKLPHGWICYLAPEIVRRMSPGNNEDRLPFSTAADVYAFGTIWYELQARDWPITNQHVEATIWQVGSGEGIKKVLAEISLGKEVTEILSACWAYDLRERPTFTQLADMLEKLPKLNRRLSHPGHFWKSAEL from the exons GTGAAGCTGATGAAATACATCTGTAAACAGCTGCAGTGCAAGCAGAAAGtgccagagacagagaggccCGAGGCCCTGGACAGCTACCCGCACTTACGGGACTGGCTACGCACCATCAACCTGCGACCGGAGCTTATCGAG GCAGTAGAAGCAAAGTTGTCCCTGGATGCCTTACTGCAGATGTCAGGTGCTCAGGTGAGGGATACGATGCGAAGACTTGGTTCCAGTTCAGAAGAATGTGCCAGGCTCAGTGCTGCCCTCTCTTGTCTAAAGAGTGCCACTGAATCAG GGGGTGAACTGAGAGAAGACGGCAGTCCCTGGTTGTCTGAGCCCACAAGGAGGGACAGTGGTTCCCTACTGACTGCAGACCAGCTAACCGGCCTGGGGACTCCACACCGCGGCCACAGTCCCTCACCTCTTGCCCGCCCATCCGCCATCCATTCCACGCCATCAACCCCTTGCGCTACCTTCCCTCATCCCCGCTCAGGCTCGGTGTCAGCGGCGCCCACTCCTGAGGCGCTGGCGTCATACTGCCACGGTGACAGCCCTCTTACAGATCCTTTCCCCATGTCATTACATCGCACAGCTCGGCTCCACGGACACACTTCCACCCCGCCCATAACTCCGCCCTCGAAGAGGCGTCACCGACTGAAGCCCCCCTGCACCCCTCCGCCTCCGTCCCGCAAAGTGCTGCATCTGCTTCCCAACATCACCCTGACACGCAGCAAAAGCCACGAGTCCCAGCTGGGCAACCGCATCGAGGACCCACCCACCAACAA GTGTGTTAAAAAGAATAAGTTGCTGCTGAATATGCAAGTTAACGGGAATGGATGTGAGGACTTGCCTTCTCGTTACCCCGTCATGTCTGCGAGAACCCCTGGAGTCGCCCCAGCTGCCACCACAGCATCTTACACCCTGCCTGGCACGCCCACCCTCATGGAGGAGCACAGCACCATTAAGA ATAATGTAGCAGGGCATCGCAACTCTCCACAAGCAGTGAGGAGGGACATCGGCCTGGCAGTCACACACAG GTTTTCTACCAAGTCCTGGCTGTCCCAGACATGTCAGGTGTGCCAGAAGAACATGATGTTTGGGGTGAAGTGCAAACACTGTCG GTTAAAGTGCCACAACAAATGCACAAAGGAAGCCCCATCCTGCAGAATCTCCTTTCTACCAA tcgCCAAAATTCGGAGGACTGAGTCTGTTCCCTCTGATATAAATAACCCTGTTGACCGGCCGGCAGAAGCACCGCAGTTTGGCACACTACCAAAGGCCATtacaaaaaag GATCATCCTCCAGTACTGAACCAGCTGGACTCCAGCAGCAATCCGTCCTCCACCACTTCGTCCACACCATCCTCCCCAGCACCCTTCCAGCAGAGCAACCCCCCCAGCGCCACTCCACCACCCAACCCCTCACCCAAAGGCCATCGGGATAGCCGTTTCAACTTCCCCG ctGCCTGTTACTTTCAGCATAGACAACAGTTTATCTTCCCCG ATGTCTCCAGTCCTGCTCATTTGCACCCGGATGTCCTCCATGACACTGt TTCTATGTATCGCACCAGTGAGATTGAGCCGTCAGCGGATGACATCCATGGTGAGCTGGTTGAAGATGACGATGAAGAG gcaggagaggaggaaattGAGGTTGAAGATGAAGACGGCGAAGCGGAGGATGAtaatgaggatgatgatgaggagaaTGAGGACGATGAGGAAGATGAGGATGATGGCGAGGACATGAGGATGAACGTGGGTTCAGACGGTGAGTGCGATGAGCTGGATGATCTCCCCAGCTCTCGGGGAAACCAGTGGAAGGGCCCCATCTCCCGCAAAGCCAGCCAGACCAGCGTCTACCTGCAGGAGTGGGACATCCCCTTTGAGCAGCTGGACCTCGGAGAACTCATAGGAAAG GGCCGATGGGGCAAAGTGCACAAGGGTCGGTGGCACGGAGAAGTGGCTATCCGACTTCTTGAGATTGATGGGAACAATCAGGACCATCTGAAGCTCTTTAAAAAGGAGGTGATGAACTACAGGCAGACGAGACACGAGAATGTGGTTCTCTTCATGGGGGCCTGCATGGCTCCGCCCCACCTGGCCATCATCACCAG cttctgtaaaggGAGGACACTGTATTCAGTTGTTAGAGACACTAAAAACACTCTGGATATCAATAAGACACGACAAATTGCTCAGGAGATTGTAAAG GGAATGGGCTATCTACATGCTAAAGGAATCGTTCACAAAGACTTGAAGTCAAAGAACGTTTTTCATGATACCAATAAAGTCATAATCACAGACTTTGGGCTGTTTGGGATTTCTGGAGTTGTTCAGGAGGGGAG gcgtGAGAACAAACTAAAACTTCCACATGGCTGGATTTGTTATCTCGCACCAGAGATTGTGCGCAGGATGAGCCCAGGTAACAATGAGGACCGCCTTCCTTTTTCCACAGCTGCAGATGTGTACGCCTTTGG CACTATTTGGTATGAGCTTCAAGCTAGGGACTGGCCAATCACCAACCAGCATGTGGAAGCTACCATCTGGCAGGTGGGGAGCGGAGAGGGCATAAAGAAGGTCTTGGCAGAGATCAGCCTGGGCAAGGAGGTCACT GAGATCCTCTCTGCCTGCTGGGCGTACGACCTGAGGGAGAGGCCGACCTTCACCCAGTTGGCCGACATGCTGGAGAAGCTTCCCAAACTCAACCGCAGGCTCTCCCACCCTGGACACTTCTGGAAGTCTGCAGA GTTGTAG
- the ksr1a gene encoding kinase suppressor of Ras 1 isoform X2 — MDSVSAKGGKMVESDEQRDSGGGAAMAALHQCELIQNMIEISISSLQGLRTKCAASNDLTQQEIRTLEVKLMKYICKQLQCKQKVPETERPEALDSYPHLRDWLRTINLRPELIEAVEAKLSLDALLQMSGAQVRDTMRRLGSSSEECARLSAALSCLKSATESGGELREDGSPWLSEPTRRDSGSLLTADQLTGLGTPHRGHSPSPLARPSAIHSTPSTPCATFPHPRSGSVSAAPTPEALASYCHGDSPLTDPFPMSLHRTARLHGHTSTPPITPPSKRRHRLKPPCTPPPPSRKVLHLLPNITLTRSKSHESQLGNRIEDPPTNKCVKKNKLLLNMQVNGNGCEDLPSRYPVMSARTPGVAPAATTASYTLPGTPTLMEEHSTIKNNVAGHRNSPQAVRRDIGLAVTHRFSTKSWLSQTCQVCQKNMMFGVKCKHCRLKCHNKCTKEAPSCRISFLPIAKIRRTESVPSDINNPVDRPAEAPQFGTLPKAITKKDHPPVLNQLDSSSNPSSTTSSTPSSPAPFQQSNPPSATPPPNPSPKGHRDSRFNFPDVSSPAHLHPDVLHDTVSMYRTSEIEPSADDIHGELVEDDDEEAGEEEIEVEDEDGEAEDDNEDDDEENEDDEEDEDDGEDMRMNVGSDGECDELDDLPSSRGNQWKGPISRKASQTSVYLQEWDIPFEQLDLGELIGKGRWGKVHKGRWHGEVAIRLLEIDGNNQDHLKLFKKEVMNYRQTRHENVVLFMGACMAPPHLAIITSFCKGRTLYSVVRDTKNTLDINKTRQIAQEIVKGMGYLHAKGIVHKDLKSKNVFHDTNKVIITDFGLFGISGVVQEGRRENKLKLPHGWICYLAPEIVRRMSPGNNEDRLPFSTAADVYAFGTIWYELQARDWPITNQHVEATIWQVGSGEGIKKVLAEISLGKEVTEILSACWAYDLRERPTFTQLADMLEKLPKLNRRLSHPGHFWKSAEL; from the exons GTGAAGCTGATGAAATACATCTGTAAACAGCTGCAGTGCAAGCAGAAAGtgccagagacagagaggccCGAGGCCCTGGACAGCTACCCGCACTTACGGGACTGGCTACGCACCATCAACCTGCGACCGGAGCTTATCGAG GCAGTAGAAGCAAAGTTGTCCCTGGATGCCTTACTGCAGATGTCAGGTGCTCAGGTGAGGGATACGATGCGAAGACTTGGTTCCAGTTCAGAAGAATGTGCCAGGCTCAGTGCTGCCCTCTCTTGTCTAAAGAGTGCCACTGAATCAG GGGGTGAACTGAGAGAAGACGGCAGTCCCTGGTTGTCTGAGCCCACAAGGAGGGACAGTGGTTCCCTACTGACTGCAGACCAGCTAACCGGCCTGGGGACTCCACACCGCGGCCACAGTCCCTCACCTCTTGCCCGCCCATCCGCCATCCATTCCACGCCATCAACCCCTTGCGCTACCTTCCCTCATCCCCGCTCAGGCTCGGTGTCAGCGGCGCCCACTCCTGAGGCGCTGGCGTCATACTGCCACGGTGACAGCCCTCTTACAGATCCTTTCCCCATGTCATTACATCGCACAGCTCGGCTCCACGGACACACTTCCACCCCGCCCATAACTCCGCCCTCGAAGAGGCGTCACCGACTGAAGCCCCCCTGCACCCCTCCGCCTCCGTCCCGCAAAGTGCTGCATCTGCTTCCCAACATCACCCTGACACGCAGCAAAAGCCACGAGTCCCAGCTGGGCAACCGCATCGAGGACCCACCCACCAACAA GTGTGTTAAAAAGAATAAGTTGCTGCTGAATATGCAAGTTAACGGGAATGGATGTGAGGACTTGCCTTCTCGTTACCCCGTCATGTCTGCGAGAACCCCTGGAGTCGCCCCAGCTGCCACCACAGCATCTTACACCCTGCCTGGCACGCCCACCCTCATGGAGGAGCACAGCACCATTAAGA ATAATGTAGCAGGGCATCGCAACTCTCCACAAGCAGTGAGGAGGGACATCGGCCTGGCAGTCACACACAG GTTTTCTACCAAGTCCTGGCTGTCCCAGACATGTCAGGTGTGCCAGAAGAACATGATGTTTGGGGTGAAGTGCAAACACTGTCG GTTAAAGTGCCACAACAAATGCACAAAGGAAGCCCCATCCTGCAGAATCTCCTTTCTACCAA tcgCCAAAATTCGGAGGACTGAGTCTGTTCCCTCTGATATAAATAACCCTGTTGACCGGCCGGCAGAAGCACCGCAGTTTGGCACACTACCAAAGGCCATtacaaaaaag GATCATCCTCCAGTACTGAACCAGCTGGACTCCAGCAGCAATCCGTCCTCCACCACTTCGTCCACACCATCCTCCCCAGCACCCTTCCAGCAGAGCAACCCCCCCAGCGCCACTCCACCACCCAACCCCTCACCCAAAGGCCATCGGGATAGCCGTTTCAACTTCCCCG ATGTCTCCAGTCCTGCTCATTTGCACCCGGATGTCCTCCATGACACTGt TTCTATGTATCGCACCAGTGAGATTGAGCCGTCAGCGGATGACATCCATGGTGAGCTGGTTGAAGATGACGATGAAGAG gcaggagaggaggaaattGAGGTTGAAGATGAAGACGGCGAAGCGGAGGATGAtaatgaggatgatgatgaggagaaTGAGGACGATGAGGAAGATGAGGATGATGGCGAGGACATGAGGATGAACGTGGGTTCAGACGGTGAGTGCGATGAGCTGGATGATCTCCCCAGCTCTCGGGGAAACCAGTGGAAGGGCCCCATCTCCCGCAAAGCCAGCCAGACCAGCGTCTACCTGCAGGAGTGGGACATCCCCTTTGAGCAGCTGGACCTCGGAGAACTCATAGGAAAG GGCCGATGGGGCAAAGTGCACAAGGGTCGGTGGCACGGAGAAGTGGCTATCCGACTTCTTGAGATTGATGGGAACAATCAGGACCATCTGAAGCTCTTTAAAAAGGAGGTGATGAACTACAGGCAGACGAGACACGAGAATGTGGTTCTCTTCATGGGGGCCTGCATGGCTCCGCCCCACCTGGCCATCATCACCAG cttctgtaaaggGAGGACACTGTATTCAGTTGTTAGAGACACTAAAAACACTCTGGATATCAATAAGACACGACAAATTGCTCAGGAGATTGTAAAG GGAATGGGCTATCTACATGCTAAAGGAATCGTTCACAAAGACTTGAAGTCAAAGAACGTTTTTCATGATACCAATAAAGTCATAATCACAGACTTTGGGCTGTTTGGGATTTCTGGAGTTGTTCAGGAGGGGAG gcgtGAGAACAAACTAAAACTTCCACATGGCTGGATTTGTTATCTCGCACCAGAGATTGTGCGCAGGATGAGCCCAGGTAACAATGAGGACCGCCTTCCTTTTTCCACAGCTGCAGATGTGTACGCCTTTGG CACTATTTGGTATGAGCTTCAAGCTAGGGACTGGCCAATCACCAACCAGCATGTGGAAGCTACCATCTGGCAGGTGGGGAGCGGAGAGGGCATAAAGAAGGTCTTGGCAGAGATCAGCCTGGGCAAGGAGGTCACT GAGATCCTCTCTGCCTGCTGGGCGTACGACCTGAGGGAGAGGCCGACCTTCACCCAGTTGGCCGACATGCTGGAGAAGCTTCCCAAACTCAACCGCAGGCTCTCCCACCCTGGACACTTCTGGAAGTCTGCAGA GTTGTAG
- the LOC131986874 gene encoding uncharacterized protein LOC131986874 gives MNGLLFLLYCTEMGALLCGAQNTAGPDIEQTSSQTPQEYSTIAGDITAKASPKTPPVGLTSVDSSKSTAALWPSTVSQHSKDHNHSPGAEPIPTSSFMFYRKECLPVFFVAGGLIIACVFFLICTLLLMWKVCQLNRRIKMLSSNADLISTTDYYVETANKNKKREETEAKETAVLMSDIQQAQEETDNGTTKEEGEKVTEDGQTEEGNKKEVEDAAKSEDAAATPAEDASSSKPHEEAPDSPCTDAVAAPPSQVTEEIKDVV, from the coding sequence ATGAATGGCCTTCTCTTCCTGTTGTACTGCACAGAAATGGGTGCACTACTATGTGGGGCCCAAAATACAGCAGGACCCGATATTGAACAAACTTCTTCCCAGACTCCACAGGAATACAGTACAATTGCAGGCGACATCACTGCAAAAGCTTCTCCAAAAACACCCCCAGTTGGTCTCACCAGTGTTGACAGCTCCAAATCCACAGCTGCCCTTTGGCCATCTACAGTCTCTCAGCACTCCAAAGATCATAACCATTCACCTGGAGCAGAGCCCATCCCTACATctagttttatgttttacagGAAGGAATGTCTTCCAGTGTTCTTTGTGGCCGGTGGTCTGATCATAGCCTGcgtttttttcctgatttgcACTCTTTTGTTGATGTGGAAGGTGTGCCAGTTGAACAGACGCATCAAGATGCTGAGCAGCAATGCCGACCTGATCAGCACCACCGATTACTATGTGGAAACTGCcaataagaacaaaaaaagggaagagaCAGAGGCCAAAGAGACCGCCGTGTTGATGTCTGATATCCAGCAAGCACAGGAGGAGACGGACAATGGTACCACCAaggaagaaggagagaaggTAACGGAGGATGGACAAACAGAAGAAGGGAACAAGAAGGAGGTGGAAGATGCTGCCAAGAGTGAGGATGCTGCAGCTACACCTGCTGAAGATGCATCTTCCTCAAAGCCACATGAGGAGGCCCCTGACTCCCCGTGCACCGACGCTGTAGCAGCCCCCCCCTCTCAGGTCACAGAGGAGATAAAGGATGTGGTGTAG
- the LOC131986767 gene encoding oligodendrocyte-myelin glycoprotein-like produces MRSRHVLLKLSPNEALLELLLVLLLGLHVLAVCPSMCSCTNSHREVDCSWRGLRQLPDGLQHNMRSLNLSHNRLHNLDDQLTSHTHLRLLDLSHNRLSHLPAGLPRSLWQLYAASNRIQVLDKNDTVHQWNLRLLDLSDNKLERAIFINNTLINLCTLNLSNNHFWTLPTNMPVHLENIDLSHNLLVKVLPGSLDRLHRLTHFYLHANRFSTLPLRVLDKLTSLRVITLGDNPWACHLYADITYLLSWTQHTPARVLGCPCHTHPVCGGVRPGMTGGWHFASYNLPPLAASAQDLSSMPPEAGVTEWWYVSVSALQSTPHTPKETLNTQHHPFPATPISTLRPRNTGTHQTVNRLSASASSAAAEHMLHTDSHLISGTKEDSPADLLHATDTSSFSDTSFITETPIRADMTLATDRFFTTESPSIQTKTLRTRSVRKKNQSLPNGISNSGPTIATCSSFSFLHNLVLLSVILQQVL; encoded by the exons ATGAGAAG CAGGCATGTGCTGCTGAAGCTCTCCCCTAATGAGGCCCTTCTGGAACTCCTGCTGGTGTTGTTGCTGGGGTTGCATGTCCTAGCCGTGTGCCCCTCCATGTGCTCCTGCACCAACAGCCACAGGGAAGTAGATTGCTCATGGAGGGGTCTGAGGCAGTTGCCCGACGGCCTACAGCACAACATGCGCTCCCTCAATTTGTCCCACAACCGACTTCACAACCTGGACGACCAGCTCACCTCACACACCCATCTCCGCCTCCTCGATTTGTCTCACAACCGTCTGAGCCACCTGCCCGCCGGCCTACCTCGGTCCCTCTGGCAGCTCTATGCCGCCTCCAACCGCATCCAGGTGCTGGACAAGAATGATACAGTCCACCAGTGGAATCTGCGACTGCTTGACCTCTCTGACAACAAGCTGGAACGGGCCATCTTCATTAACAATACCTTGATCAATCTGTGCACGCTCAACCTAAGCAACAATCACTTCTGGACTTTGCCCACCAACATGCCTGTGCACCTGGAGAATATTGACCTGTCCCACAACTTGCTTGTGAAGGTGCTGCCAGGCTCCCTGGACCGACTCCACAGATTAACTCACTTCTATCTGCATGCAAACCGCTTTTCCACACTGCCGCTTAGAGTTTTGGATAAGCTGACATCACTTAGAGTCATCACTCTGGGAGACAACCCTTGGGCCTGTCATCTTTATGCCGACATCACCTACTTACTCTCCTGGACTCAGCACACCCCTGCCCGTGTCCTGGGCTGCCCCTGCCACACCCATCCAGTCTGTGGAGGGGTGCGCCCTGGCATGACTGGAGGGTGGCACTTTGCCTCCTACAACCTGCCCCCTCTTGCAGCAAGTGCCCAGGACCTGAGCTCCATGCCCCCTGAGGCCGGTGTCACTGAATGGTGGTACGtgtctgtttctgctctgcaaagcaccccacacacaccaaaagagaccttaaacacacaacaccaccCTTTCCCCGCCACACCTATCTCCACCCTGAGACCCAGAAACACAGGCACACACCAAACTGTTAATCGCCTCTCTGCATCTGCaagctcagctgcagcagagcacATGCTGCACACTGATTCCCATCTCATCTCGGGCACAAAGGAAGACTCACCCGCTGACTTGCTCCACGCCACCGACACATCCTCTTTTTCTGACACAAGCTTCATTACTGAAACACCCATCAGGGCTGACATGACGCTGGCCACAGACCGATTCTTTACAACAGAGAGCCCTTCCATCCAAACAAAGACTCTTCGCACCAGGAGTGTGAGGAAGAAGAATCAGTCCCTTCCAAACGGCATCAGCAACAGTGGCCCCACTATCGCTACCTGTTCATCTTTCTCTTTCCTACACAACCTGGTGCTTTTGTCTGTCATTCTGCAACAAGTCCtctga